In Fluviispira sanaruensis, a genomic segment contains:
- a CDS encoding rod shape-determining protein, with product MFNFFISKKIIYDTFIDLGTANTLIYKKGLGTLINEPSIIAYDKRNGEKQIAVGKQALHMQGKAPSFIEVKTPLADGMVHDISLAQTLVKELLRGGKSFIKDTFIQRRGIIISVPSDSTKIEKSAFFEVARAVGSGEILLVEEPLAAAVGAGLDVWNPEGKLVVDVGCGITESVLISMGETVNFKSIRKGGESCSQEIIQYFRNHYDFLISKSTAEILKQQTSIQNLKKSHKTKIPGFSLRTKLPSTLEFDYLEIAKILLIFANQILNLVEETLENSPPELVGDLYHTGILLTGGGTLIDGLSEYLQFKLNIPVIESSEPLNGVVFGNLKISEIQHLFPALKALKDF from the coding sequence ATGTTCAATTTTTTTATATCCAAGAAAATAATATATGACACATTTATTGATCTTGGAACTGCTAATACGCTCATATATAAAAAAGGCTTAGGAACTTTAATAAATGAGCCCAGTATAATTGCCTATGATAAAAGGAATGGGGAAAAACAAATTGCAGTTGGGAAACAAGCTTTACATATGCAAGGGAAAGCTCCCTCTTTCATTGAAGTAAAAACCCCTTTGGCAGATGGCATGGTTCATGATATATCTTTAGCACAAACCCTTGTAAAAGAGTTACTTAGAGGCGGAAAAAGCTTTATTAAAGATACTTTTATTCAACGTAGAGGAATTATTATATCCGTTCCAAGTGACTCGACTAAGATTGAAAAAAGCGCTTTTTTTGAGGTTGCCAGAGCTGTCGGAAGTGGAGAAATTTTACTTGTCGAAGAACCGCTTGCCGCTGCGGTTGGCGCTGGACTTGATGTTTGGAATCCAGAAGGAAAATTAGTTGTCGATGTTGGCTGTGGAATCACTGAATCCGTGCTTATTTCAATGGGCGAAACGGTCAATTTTAAATCCATTCGCAAAGGCGGAGAAAGCTGTAGTCAAGAAATTATTCAGTATTTTAGAAATCATTACGACTTTCTCATTTCAAAAAGCACAGCAGAAATTCTTAAACAACAAACAAGCATTCAAAATTTAAAAAAATCTCACAAAACAAAAATTCCTGGATTTTCTTTACGAACAAAACTTCCATCTACTTTAGAATTCGATTATTTAGAAATTGCAAAAATACTTTTAATATTTGCAAATCAAATACTAAATTTAGTTGAAGAGACACTTGAAAATTCTCCTCCCGAACTTGTTGGTGATCTCTACCACACAGGAATTCTTCTTACGGGAGGCGGAACATTAATTGATGGCTTAAGTGAATATCTTCAATTTAAACTCAATATTCCTGTCATAGAGTCGAGTGAACCATTAAATGGAGTTGTTTTTGGTAATTTAAAAATTTCTGAAATTCAGCATCTTTTTCCCGCCTTAAAAGCCCTGAAAGATTTTTGA
- a CDS encoding 1-acyl-sn-glycerol-3-phosphate acyltransferase — protein sequence MYSMLGIHFRRWAWLISPLASFMRIRIYPKSITKESIQESLNNKSVVYVLPRMSIIDTLVLNKALNEFALKKVALEAKPKRFRSSALMAIKTSSLIFSNSSRDSFLSDFVRLIRNDPRAKSEKLIFIPVSIFWSRAPERHEKSFFLRSLFPDDGTGNGLQKLFMLALHRGEVNISFGKIFHSPLIELQNIESNKTDSTTAIATQENTENIETEYENARKMRRLFNIEFAKERAAAFGPVLYDNEKISQWILNSQSTKNFIQSSDNPLKTEQQIVRYIREIGANYNYVTIRALEKVFDFIWTKIFEGVRVRNFEHIERVAKDGQILWMPSHRSHFDYLLLSYVLFKKGFVIPHIAAGINLNFWPIGSILRKGGAFFIRRSFAGNRIYAHTFTEYVNFLLQNSFPVEFFHEGGRSRIGKLLQPKVGMLSICVQSILTRKAENTYIVPVYFGYDKVMEDDTYAKELKGAKKQKENALQFLNGVRKVFSNYGSVDVSFGDPLRIGDIWREYIEKIKKESNSEFHIDPAKALPENLTYLPENFDARDPQVQGFVKYLSKRVNQKINGAATASDTSLLAACLLTSQEKCIQYKSLQFQVILMHYLINSLAKPLNWKISTSSNADNSLSYLMSHYQNNDSESSLISNTEIILSDNISNSIINLANQIFNAGERWSLMKKIKNNNNEFEFTRNDEKEMNLWWYRGTIFHILAPFGIIADILLSEKSHYPVNQLEGKMSSIRRIWQDDLYWDSKTSSQLITQSCLDIFVKLQFIKIENDLIILSKENSILDSLQFLSRIVKPEIELYGIQLATAIELVKEKGSFTRDELIQKTITTHSAAFLRTIAIQPPIFSKVFAQRTFESYFKAGVFIPHKNIKFSLDATSLNAFSDFLDVTLWSDFVP from the coding sequence ATGTATTCCATGTTAGGCATTCATTTTAGACGCTGGGCTTGGCTCATTTCACCGCTCGCTTCATTTATGCGAATACGCATTTACCCAAAATCAATTACAAAAGAGAGCATACAAGAAAGTCTTAATAACAAATCTGTTGTTTACGTCCTCCCAAGAATGTCGATTATAGACACACTTGTATTGAATAAAGCACTCAATGAATTTGCCCTAAAAAAAGTGGCGTTAGAAGCAAAACCAAAACGCTTTCGCTCATCTGCACTCATGGCCATTAAAACAAGTTCACTTATATTTTCCAACTCGTCCCGCGATAGTTTTTTAAGTGATTTTGTTCGTCTTATTCGCAATGATCCAAGAGCTAAAAGTGAAAAACTTATATTTATTCCTGTCAGTATTTTTTGGAGTCGAGCACCTGAAAGACATGAAAAAAGTTTTTTCTTACGTTCATTATTCCCTGATGATGGAACAGGGAATGGTTTGCAAAAATTATTTATGCTTGCGCTTCATCGTGGTGAAGTGAATATTTCTTTCGGAAAAATATTTCATTCACCTCTCATAGAACTGCAAAATATTGAGTCAAATAAAACTGATAGTACAACTGCAATTGCCACTCAAGAAAACACTGAAAATATTGAAACAGAATATGAAAACGCGCGAAAGATGCGGCGCCTTTTTAATATTGAATTTGCAAAAGAAAGAGCTGCAGCTTTTGGCCCTGTCTTGTATGATAATGAAAAAATCAGTCAATGGATTTTAAATAGCCAATCCACAAAAAATTTCATTCAATCCTCAGACAATCCATTAAAAACGGAACAACAAATTGTTCGATATATTCGCGAAATTGGTGCAAATTATAATTACGTAACAATACGTGCACTCGAAAAAGTATTTGATTTTATCTGGACTAAAATATTTGAAGGTGTTCGCGTGCGTAATTTCGAGCACATTGAACGTGTTGCAAAAGACGGACAAATTCTTTGGATGCCAAGCCACCGAAGCCACTTTGATTATCTGTTACTTTCTTATGTTTTATTTAAAAAAGGTTTTGTTATTCCACATATTGCAGCTGGAATTAATCTAAATTTTTGGCCGATTGGATCAATTCTGAGAAAGGGAGGAGCATTTTTTATCAGGAGAAGTTTTGCAGGCAACCGCATTTATGCTCATACATTTACTGAATACGTAAATTTTCTTTTGCAAAATAGTTTTCCTGTCGAATTTTTTCATGAAGGAGGAAGAAGTCGAATTGGCAAATTGCTTCAACCAAAAGTGGGTATGCTGAGTATATGTGTCCAAAGTATACTTACGCGTAAAGCAGAAAATACTTATATTGTTCCCGTCTATTTTGGTTACGATAAAGTGATGGAAGACGATACATATGCAAAGGAATTAAAAGGTGCAAAGAAACAAAAAGAAAATGCTTTACAATTTTTAAATGGAGTGCGCAAAGTATTTTCTAATTATGGCAGCGTCGATGTTTCTTTTGGAGATCCTTTGCGCATCGGTGATATTTGGAGAGAATACATCGAAAAGATAAAGAAAGAATCCAATTCTGAATTTCATATTGATCCTGCAAAAGCACTGCCAGAAAACTTAACATATTTACCTGAAAACTTTGACGCAAGAGATCCACAGGTTCAAGGTTTTGTAAAGTATTTATCAAAAAGGGTGAATCAAAAAATAAATGGAGCTGCGACTGCTTCCGACACTTCTCTTTTAGCTGCATGCCTTCTCACTTCGCAAGAAAAATGTATTCAATACAAAAGTCTGCAATTTCAAGTTATATTAATGCATTACTTAATTAATTCTTTAGCTAAGCCATTGAATTGGAAAATCTCAACTAGCTCAAATGCTGATAATTCTCTTTCATATCTTATGAGTCATTATCAAAATAATGACTCAGAGAGTTCATTGATTTCAAATACAGAAATTATTTTATCTGATAATATTTCAAACTCAATAATCAATTTAGCCAATCAAATATTCAATGCAGGCGAACGCTGGTCATTGATGAAAAAAATTAAAAATAACAATAATGAATTTGAGTTTACAAGAAATGATGAAAAAGAAATGAATTTATGGTGGTATAGAGGTACTATATTTCATATTCTTGCACCATTTGGTATAATTGCAGATATTCTTCTTAGCGAGAAAAGTCATTATCCTGTTAACCAACTTGAAGGAAAAATGTCGTCAATTCGCCGAATTTGGCAAGATGATCTTTATTGGGATAGTAAAACTTCAAGTCAGTTAATAACTCAATCTTGCTTAGATATTTTTGTCAAATTGCAGTTTATAAAAATTGAAAATGATTTGATCATTCTTTCAAAAGAAAATTCTATTTTAGATTCTTTACAATTTTTATCCCGAATTGTTAAACCAGAGATAGAATTGTATGGGATCCAGTTAGCAACTGCAATTGAACTCGTAAAAGAAAAAGGCTCTTTTACTCGCGATGAATTGATTCAAAAAACAATCACAACTCATTCTGCAGCATTTTTAAGAACTATTGCTATACAACCCCCAATATTTTCCAAAGTTTTTGCCCAAAGAACTTTTGAATCCTATTTTAAAGCAGGGGTTTTTATCCCTCATAAAAATATCAAATTCTCTTTAGATGCGACTTCATTGAATGCATTTTCAGACTTTCTAGATGTAACTTTGTGGAGTGATTTTGTACCTTAA
- the panC gene encoding pantoate--beta-alanine ligase has protein sequence MSLIIITRKKELIQYVDEQKEKRKSIGFVPTMGALHDGHASLIRQSVSENDCTIVSIFVNPKQFSIHEDLANYPRTFQSDSELCNKCKATVLFAPTAEEMYSLNFKTEVKVTGLTEVLCGAFRPGHFDGVSTVLAVLINLTQANKLYLGQKDFQQVQVIKKMTADLLFRTQILTCPTVREKDGLALSSRNRYLSPEGRRKAVAIPKALALVAKAFLAGERSVNKLDELCLTELKNEKLIPQYLEFRLISDITQKCEDTLSAESVLAIAQFIEIDGSKTRLIDNIVLGNDSSQIDALNELIKRALG, from the coding sequence ATGTCACTTATTATAATCACTCGCAAAAAAGAGCTCATACAATACGTTGATGAACAAAAAGAAAAGAGAAAATCAATTGGTTTTGTTCCAACTATGGGCGCTCTTCATGATGGACACGCAAGCCTTATTCGCCAATCTGTGAGTGAAAATGATTGCACCATCGTCTCTATCTTCGTTAATCCTAAACAATTCTCTATTCATGAAGATTTGGCAAACTATCCAAGAACTTTTCAAAGTGATTCAGAACTTTGCAATAAATGTAAAGCTACAGTGCTTTTTGCCCCAACAGCAGAAGAAATGTATTCACTGAATTTTAAAACCGAGGTTAAAGTAACTGGTTTGACTGAAGTCTTATGTGGAGCATTTAGACCTGGACATTTCGATGGTGTATCTACAGTACTTGCTGTTTTAATTAATTTAACCCAAGCAAATAAACTCTATTTAGGGCAAAAAGATTTTCAACAGGTGCAAGTCATAAAAAAAATGACTGCTGATTTACTCTTTCGTACTCAAATCCTTACTTGTCCCACTGTCAGGGAAAAAGATGGACTCGCCTTAAGCAGTCGCAATCGCTATTTAAGTCCAGAAGGACGAAGAAAAGCAGTAGCTATCCCGAAAGCTCTAGCGCTTGTAGCAAAAGCTTTTCTTGCAGGAGAAAGATCTGTCAACAAACTAGACGAATTGTGCCTTACAGAATTAAAAAATGAAAAGCTCATTCCCCAGTACCTAGAATTCCGCCTGATCTCTGATATAACTCAAAAATGCGAAGACACCCTTAGCGCAGAAAGCGTCCTAGCTATCGCCCAATTTATTGAAATAGATGGATCCAAGACTCGCCTTATTGACAATATCGTTCTCGGCAACGATTCTTCCCAAATTGATGCTCTTAATGAGCTTATCAAGAGGGCATTAGGTTAG
- a CDS encoding ABC transporter ATP-binding protein produces the protein MLLVENLSVNYGAIQALKNINFEIFQNEIVSLVGSNGAGKTTFLRTLSGLVKSKSGKIFFNKNNISNLESHEIVKLGVSQSPEGRMVFPDMTVKENLLMGAFCTKRTAQEMQNDIERMVAWFPRLGERMTQKSILLSGGEQQMLAIARALMAKPKLLLLDEPSLGIAPLIVQQIFKIISELNREGMTILLAEQNARLALKISHRAYVLELGSVIKKGDAQSLLYDDDVQRAYLGG, from the coding sequence ATGTTGCTCGTTGAGAATTTATCTGTAAATTACGGAGCTATTCAAGCTTTAAAAAATATTAATTTTGAAATTTTTCAAAATGAAATTGTTTCCTTAGTTGGAAGCAATGGAGCAGGAAAAACAACTTTTTTAAGAACATTATCTGGTCTTGTTAAAAGTAAAAGTGGTAAAATATTTTTTAATAAAAATAATATTTCAAACTTAGAGTCACATGAAATTGTAAAACTGGGCGTGAGTCAATCACCAGAAGGTCGAATGGTCTTTCCAGATATGACAGTAAAAGAAAATCTTCTGATGGGCGCTTTTTGCACAAAAAGAACGGCTCAAGAAATGCAGAATGATATTGAAAGAATGGTCGCTTGGTTTCCTCGCTTAGGTGAGCGCATGACACAAAAATCCATTCTCCTCTCTGGCGGTGAACAGCAAATGTTGGCCATTGCTCGTGCATTGATGGCTAAACCTAAATTACTTCTTTTAGATGAACCTAGCCTTGGAATAGCTCCACTTATTGTTCAACAAATATTTAAAATTATTTCAGAACTCAATCGCGAAGGTATGACTATCCTACTTGCAGAACAAAATGCCCGTTTAGCATTGAAAATTTCCCACAGAGCTTATGTTTTAGAGCTTGGATCAGTGATTAAAAAAGGTGATGCTCAATCCCTCTTATATGATGATGACGTTCAACGAGCTTATCTAGGAGGATAG
- a CDS encoding ABC transporter ATP-binding protein has translation MTNNILSISNVTVKFGGLVALNDFHINVREGGISGVIGPNGAGKTTVFNIITGVYKPFSGSVKVNNMELVGTPTHIIAHQKVARTFQNIRLFANMNVLENIIAGACIKREGTFLSSLFLLPKALKQEKEILNKANKLLQFCGLEKFKDFPAISLPYGMQRKLEIARSLMTDPHLLLLDEPAAGMNPTEKIALQELVQKISEQKISVLLIEHDMKFVMNLCENITVLNYGSVIAEGTPDIIQTNHDVIEAYLGSDVEDDFTIKDTLNVAR, from the coding sequence ATGACTAATAATATCCTTTCAATTTCAAACGTAACAGTAAAATTTGGCGGACTTGTCGCTTTAAACGATTTTCATATCAATGTGAGAGAAGGCGGTATTTCAGGAGTTATTGGACCAAATGGAGCAGGTAAAACCACTGTATTTAATATTATAACAGGAGTTTATAAACCATTTTCTGGCTCTGTTAAAGTAAATAATATGGAGCTTGTCGGAACTCCTACACACATTATTGCTCATCAAAAGGTTGCTCGTACTTTCCAAAATATTCGTTTATTTGCAAATATGAATGTCTTAGAAAATATAATAGCTGGAGCTTGCATAAAAAGAGAAGGAACATTTCTTTCATCTTTATTTTTGTTACCAAAAGCCTTGAAGCAAGAAAAAGAAATATTAAATAAAGCAAATAAACTCCTTCAATTTTGTGGACTCGAAAAATTTAAAGATTTTCCTGCAATTTCTCTACCATACGGAATGCAACGAAAATTAGAAATTGCAAGATCACTCATGACTGACCCACATTTGCTTTTACTAGATGAACCTGCAGCAGGTATGAATCCAACAGAAAAAATTGCGTTGCAAGAGCTCGTGCAAAAAATATCTGAGCAAAAAATATCTGTTTTACTTATAGAACATGATATGAAATTTGTTATGAATTTATGCGAAAATATAACCGTTCTGAACTATGGCAGCGTCATAGCTGAAGGAACTCCTGATATTATTCAAACAAACCATGACGTGATTGAAGCATATCTTGGCTCTGATGTCGAAGATGATTTTACTATTAAGGATACTTTAAATGTTGCTCGTTGA
- a CDS encoding branched-chain amino acid ABC transporter permease, with amino-acid sequence MIDFLNYSQLPFIMFSILAIQAMSLQLILGGTGLLSLGHAAFYTVGGYTSAMFTVFLAPLLGIHDSTLLLICACLVGMIAAAFTGLIVAIPCLKLRGDYLAMATLGVGEIVATFFKNLDFVGGTRGFKDIPKLGSPLLIFSIMLLTFLFIKRFYKTNLGYAVRATRDDEISARSLGINIYKTKLISFLLGSSLAGLAGVFYAHTLQFISPDEAGFYNSVVLVLAVVIGGMYSVFGSIFGAFIIVIIPEILRFIPQLINPYLLIMSDKGLLLPSLIPIIDSILSNRTLIFSVLVVFIMLLNPKGVASLFERINKMRKTND; translated from the coding sequence ATGATAGATTTTTTAAATTACAGTCAATTGCCTTTTATAATGTTTTCAATTCTTGCTATTCAAGCGATGAGTTTACAATTGATCTTAGGTGGAACAGGTTTACTTTCCTTAGGTCATGCCGCATTTTACACTGTCGGTGGTTACACATCCGCAATGTTCACTGTATTCCTTGCTCCTTTATTAGGAATACATGACTCGACGCTATTATTAATATGCGCATGCCTTGTTGGTATGATTGCAGCCGCGTTTACGGGTTTAATTGTGGCTATCCCGTGCTTAAAGTTACGCGGTGATTATTTAGCTATGGCAACTTTAGGTGTGGGAGAAATTGTAGCTACCTTCTTTAAAAATCTAGATTTCGTTGGTGGAACGAGAGGTTTTAAAGACATCCCTAAATTAGGTTCTCCTCTCCTCATTTTTTCTATTATGCTACTTACCTTTTTATTTATAAAAAGGTTTTATAAAACAAATTTAGGCTATGCTGTTCGAGCAACACGTGATGATGAAATATCAGCAAGAAGCTTAGGAATTAATATTTACAAAACAAAATTAATTTCATTTCTATTAGGGAGCTCACTAGCAGGTCTTGCAGGTGTATTCTATGCTCATACTCTCCAATTTATCAGCCCCGATGAAGCAGGATTTTACAATAGCGTTGTTCTTGTTTTAGCAGTTGTTATTGGTGGAATGTATAGTGTATTTGGAAGCATTTTTGGTGCATTTATTATTGTAATAATCCCTGAGATATTACGTTTTATTCCTCAACTTATTAATCCATATTTATTGATAATGTCTGATAAAGGACTTTTGTTACCATCACTCATCCCAATAATTGACTCTATTTTATCGAATAGAACACTTATTTTTTCTGTTCTTGTTGTTTTTATAATGCTTCTCAATCCAAAAGGTGTTGCTTCTTTATTTGAGAGAATAAACAAAATGAGAAAGACAAATGACTAA
- a CDS encoding branched-chain amino acid ABC transporter permease codes for MLDFTQAIIDGIAIGSLYALIAIGYSMVFGVLQFVNFAHGELFMLGAYFVMLFLTLGAPLWVAILFSLLSVGTIAVVIERVAYKPLRKHSRLAPLITAVAISLFLQNIIQVLFSPNSLSFPINIPGNIITFGELFVRIRDIGIFSLTLLLAFLLELFLFKTKAGTGIRALAMHADASRLCGVPFNRTVSLTFFIGAILAVVAGTIQGMATNQIFPLMGVNAGLKAFAAAVLGGIGEIRGAVLGGLVLGISESMLVSYGLSTYKDGFAFVILILVLLIRPQGILGRTQLVKV; via the coding sequence ATGCTAGATTTTACACAAGCAATCATCGATGGTATCGCAATTGGAAGTCTTTACGCACTTATCGCAATTGGTTATTCAATGGTTTTTGGCGTTCTCCAATTTGTTAACTTTGCGCATGGTGAGTTATTTATGCTTGGCGCTTATTTTGTCATGCTTTTTCTCACCCTCGGAGCACCTCTCTGGGTTGCAATTTTATTTTCTCTTTTAAGTGTTGGTACAATTGCTGTTGTCATTGAAAGAGTCGCATATAAGCCCTTGCGAAAACACAGCCGATTAGCTCCTCTTATCACTGCGGTAGCAATAAGTTTATTTTTACAAAACATTATTCAAGTCCTTTTTTCTCCAAACTCACTCAGTTTTCCAATTAATATTCCTGGTAATATTATAACTTTTGGGGAGCTATTTGTCCGAATTAGAGATATTGGAATTTTTTCTTTAACTTTATTATTAGCATTTTTACTTGAATTATTTTTATTTAAAACAAAAGCTGGAACTGGTATCCGCGCTCTGGCAATGCATGCCGATGCATCTCGCTTATGCGGTGTACCATTCAATCGAACTGTCAGCTTAACGTTTTTTATCGGCGCTATTCTTGCCGTAGTTGCAGGAACAATACAAGGGATGGCAACGAATCAAATCTTTCCCCTCATGGGTGTCAATGCAGGTTTGAAAGCATTTGCTGCTGCTGTTTTAGGGGGTATTGGAGAAATTCGAGGCGCTGTTTTAGGTGGACTTGTTCTTGGTATTTCAGAAAGCATGCTGGTGAGCTATGGGCTCTCTACTTATAAAGATGGCTTTGCTTTCGTCATTTTAATTCTCGTTCTTCTAATAAGACCACAAGGGATATTAGGGCGAACACAGCTAGTTAAAGTTTAA
- a CDS encoding ABC transporter substrate-binding protein: MKLQSSKIITYTFTSIIAFATNTHALATDAKVGVLLPLTGSQAFYGKEAKNGIDLARQELSASNVDLKIVVEDTQSTPIEAAKGMNKLITSDRVNVVIAEVISSNAIAAASISEKAKIPMLSPAATNDSVTLGKKYIYRTCFIDSFQGVVMAKYAKDHLNAKNAIILEDSDSDYSKGLSNNFKSTFEKEGGKIIKVLKYSQKDTSFTSQLGDVRRSKPDILYIPGFHQQVGVILREAQDLGIKSIKLGGDGWYTPDLRSIAKDAVNGGIISTHFYSPDSKDPASSVNTHVKAFVDAYQAEYKAMPSAHAALGYDSYKIIHNVITEIKATKTKKSETISSEEINNALGKLKNFKGITGTITMDQNHNPIKPAVILEYIPNGYKFITSINPQ; this comes from the coding sequence ATGAAATTACAAAGTTCAAAAATTATAACTTACACTTTTACATCTATTATAGCTTTTGCGACAAACACGCACGCTCTGGCTACCGATGCAAAAGTCGGAGTTCTGTTACCTTTAACGGGTTCCCAAGCTTTTTATGGAAAAGAAGCAAAAAATGGAATTGATCTTGCTAGACAGGAACTGTCTGCCTCAAATGTCGATTTAAAAATAGTTGTAGAGGATACACAAAGCACACCTATAGAAGCTGCTAAAGGAATGAATAAGCTAATCACTTCAGATCGTGTGAATGTCGTAATTGCAGAAGTAATAAGCTCCAATGCGATTGCCGCAGCTTCCATTTCTGAAAAAGCTAAAATCCCTATGCTCTCTCCTGCTGCGACAAATGACTCCGTCACTTTAGGAAAAAAATATATTTATAGAACTTGTTTTATCGACAGTTTCCAAGGTGTCGTTATGGCAAAATATGCCAAAGATCATTTAAATGCGAAAAATGCTATTATTCTTGAAGATTCGGATTCGGATTACAGCAAAGGCTTGAGCAATAATTTTAAATCTACTTTTGAAAAAGAAGGTGGAAAAATTATAAAAGTTTTAAAATATTCACAAAAAGACACCAGTTTTACATCGCAACTTGGTGATGTACGCAGAAGTAAGCCTGATATTCTTTATATCCCTGGATTTCATCAACAGGTTGGAGTTATCTTACGGGAAGCTCAAGATCTAGGTATAAAATCAATAAAACTTGGTGGAGATGGATGGTACACTCCTGACTTAAGATCAATTGCCAAAGATGCTGTCAATGGTGGAATTATATCTACCCATTTTTATTCACCAGATAGTAAAGATCCCGCCAGCAGTGTTAATACACATGTCAAAGCATTTGTTGACGCTTATCAGGCGGAATACAAAGCAATGCCAAGTGCGCATGCTGCATTAGGTTATGATTCTTATAAAATTATTCATAACGTAATTACTGAAATAAAAGCTACTAAAACTAAAAAATCAGAAACAATTAGTTCTGAAGAAATAAACAATGCTTTAGGTAAATTAAAAAACTTTAAAGGAATTACGGGAACCATTACAATGGATCAAAACCATAATCCGATAAAACCGGCAGTTATACTTGAATATATTCCAAATGGATATAAATTTATAACAAGCATAAATCCACAATAG
- a CDS encoding ABC transporter substrate-binding protein: MISFSKRNFFFAGCALTSSFAFSLSAIAFEARVGIILPLTGTQAFYGKEAEKGIKIALEELQKSEPSLKVFIEDSASSPSESAKAMHKLITSDKVIAVVGDMTSSNTIAAGSIAEKEKIPIITPSATNDTITDNKKYIFRTCFKDSFQGVVMANFSLKNLNAKTAIILEDSDSDYSRGLAENFKATFEKDGGKVLKILKFSQKDTTFTAQLGDVRKRKPDILFIPAYHQQVGVIIREAKDLQIKSTLVGTDGWNTPELRKIAEGREDGAYFSTHYSPDNSENPSLQKFIKVYSEKYKAQPSAFSALGYDTIKILYTAIENAKIADSEKTKASEDIRNALSKIKDFSGVTGNITMDKNNNAIKPAVILQFVPNGFKFITSFLPKHQSE, translated from the coding sequence ATGATATCATTTAGCAAACGAAACTTTTTTTTCGCAGGATGTGCATTAACTTCAAGTTTTGCATTTTCACTAAGTGCAATTGCTTTTGAAGCGCGCGTTGGGATCATACTTCCGTTAACTGGAACTCAAGCGTTTTATGGTAAAGAAGCAGAAAAAGGGATTAAAATTGCTCTAGAAGAGCTACAAAAATCTGAACCTTCCCTCAAAGTCTTCATAGAGGATTCTGCCAGTTCTCCTTCCGAATCTGCTAAAGCAATGCATAAACTCATCACATCTGATAAAGTGATTGCTGTTGTGGGCGACATGACGAGTTCCAACACAATTGCCGCTGGATCCATCGCGGAAAAAGAAAAAATTCCGATAATAACTCCAAGCGCAACAAATGACACAATTACTGATAATAAAAAATATATTTTTAGAACTTGTTTTAAAGATAGTTTTCAAGGTGTTGTCATGGCTAATTTCAGTTTAAAAAACTTAAATGCAAAAACAGCTATTATTCTTGAAGACTCTGACTCTGACTATAGTAGAGGATTGGCAGAAAACTTTAAAGCAACATTTGAAAAGGATGGCGGTAAAGTCCTCAAAATCTTAAAATTCTCCCAAAAAGATACTACTTTTACAGCTCAATTAGGTGATGTGCGCAAAAGAAAACCCGATATTCTTTTCATACCTGCTTATCATCAACAAGTTGGAGTTATTATTCGTGAAGCTAAGGATCTACAAATAAAATCAACTCTCGTTGGTACAGATGGCTGGAACACTCCTGAGTTACGTAAAATTGCCGAAGGGCGTGAAGACGGCGCCTATTTCTCAACCCACTACTCTCCAGATAATAGTGAAAATCCATCCCTACAAAAATTCATAAAAGTCTATTCTGAAAAATACAAAGCTCAGCCAAGTGCTTTTTCTGCTTTAGGCTACGATACAATTAAAATCCTATATACAGCAATTGAAAATGCAAAAATTGCTGATTCTGAAAAAACAAAAGCTTCTGAAGATATAAGAAATGCTCTCAGTAAAATAAAAGATTTTTCTGGAGTTACAGGGAATATTACGATGGACAAAAATAACAACGCAATAAAACCTGCCGTTATTCTACAATTTGTCCCAAATGGTTTCAAATTTATTACATCATTTCTTCCTAAACATCAAAGCGAATGA